In Chitinophagaceae bacterium, a genomic segment contains:
- a CDS encoding DUF4293 family protein — protein MIQRIQTVYFLIIIFLAAVLFFTPIYEIKLIGESVRAFYITDHISLLLSNIFIIGLSAINIFLFKNRPLQIKIGWFIFLLILVLSILIRLTFHTEQQNLVSDAVFIFSYFTFLPFLKLIFIFLAIKSIKKDEDLVKSADRFR, from the coding sequence ATGATTCAGAGAATACAAACTGTATATTTTTTGATAATAATTTTTCTGGCTGCCGTCTTATTTTTCACTCCGATTTACGAAATTAAATTAATCGGCGAATCAGTAAGAGCTTTTTACATAACCGATCATATAAGCCTTTTACTTTCTAATATTTTCATCATAGGCTTATCCGCTATAAACATTTTTCTATTTAAAAATCGCCCTCTCCAGATAAAGATAGGATGGTTTATCTTTTTACTGATACTGGTTTTATCCATACTTATCAGGCTTACCTTCCATACTGAACAGCAAAACTTAGTATCAGATGCTGTCTTTATTTTTTCCTATTTTACCTTTCTGCCTTTTTTAAAGTTAATATTTATATTTTTAGCTATTAAATCCATTAAAAAAGATGAGGATTTGGTGAAATCTGCAGACAGATTCAGATAA